The window tttatgtttttgattttaaatgcaGAGTTTTTGAAATAGCATAGTTGCATTTTAATGTCAACAAACAAATCATTGGCAACGCAATGTTACTATTAAATTACAACTGCCGCGTCGAGCGAtatcattattaattaaaaaaatgtttcttggTTAAGATATCTCGATGaagattaaataattaaaaatgaatactATATACAATTTATCGACTTTTCTTCGTCCTTTAACTATAATATGttgttatgtattttcttcAGATTTTTAGTTGTGTTTTGTTGCTATTATTAAGTGTTTACACTCAAAGTTAGCAACAAGagattaatatttgtattttcatttttgaattgGTAGCTTTCTTGTTGACGTTAAAATTACCTTGAATAATATTACACGTTAACTgctaaagtttataaattttaaatatataagaaattgCCTTCGAACGTTAGCAACAAAACATAACTATTATGAATTTTAACGTAAAAtcttattaaacaaaaagttatgTACACAAAAATGCCGACTTTAAGAGATGccaactaataaataaatatatttttttcgtattcCATTTCCTTCTCTCCTCCTAAACGCTTAACTTTTTTCGAATAATGGCGGCGGcttgttataaaatttaccGTCGGcggctaaaaaaaataaaaaaaattgtatataagttCTTCTGTTAATATTGGTTTCATATATAGAAAAGTATCCCTATAtaagtattttctataaaagatggtcattattatagttatttatatgatttttttataattttaatacataaatagaATATGATGTGGCAACAtagtataaaacatttaagaaaataaatagtgTTTGATACGGCGTCGCAGCGGCTTGCAAAATCATGGCTGGCGACCAGCCGTCATCGTTTAGAGCCGTGTCGGCTTTTATCTTTGGTTGCCACCACAATTGTCTAACGGGAAAAAATACACGCGATTGAATTTTCTCTAAATAGCTAAAAACAATTTACCgagtgttaaaaaatattaaaatatattgtaaataacGTGATTATAAAGCAATAACAtaattttcgttttatattaGTGAGAAAAAACTTCaagtataataaaatacacgctattaaaacatttttcctaCGAATAGCAAACGAAAAGGGAAAGCAGAAgattaagaagaaaaaacttgTCTACGACGAGGGAAAAATAGACGCTGATTTGTACtacaaaatttgtatacaatAATAGGAAAAATACAGAAGGCTAGtgaaaaagaattgaaaatttaaacatggataatattgaacatttgtataaatgttatgaaattttatcGGATGCTGGTGACAAAATATCAGAAGTAAGTTGAAATAAATGTAATAGACtcgcaaaattttctaaaatttacttattttgtaGCATGTTTCGGAATACAAGGATATATTGAAAGCCGTCAAAGGTTCTTCGAAGGAAAAACGTTTGGCTTCACAATTTATtggtaaatttttcaaacattttcctGATTTATCAGATACCGCTATCGATGCTCAATTGGATTTGTGTGAAGATGATGATATGCAGgtgaatattgttgttgttgttttcatttttggtttttttaaattcctaacctctaattaaatattgtttttttcttcatcaGATACGCCGACAAGCTATTAAAGATTTGCCCAAATTGTGTCAAGATACTGTAGGCATTACGGCCAAAGTTGGTGACACTTTGGCCCAGCTATTGGTGTTGGATGATCCTTTAGAATTGCAGCAAGTTAATAACTCTTTGCAGACAATTATTAAGGTAATTTAAAGTTGAGTGTAATTTGGCTTTTTATAAGTTAAAAAGGGAATGCTTtcaattttgaacaattttgttcttacaattttctttaaaaaaccttGAATCGaagttctttacaaaattttaatttttccattttagatGGATTGTAAGGGTTCGTTGACCggtatttttacacaaatttcaaATGGTGATGAACCTACACGTGAacgttgttttaaatttattgccaCCAAACTGTTTGCCATGGGACCAACTATAGTTACCAAGGAAATTGAAGAGTTTATAAttgatgaaattaaaaaaattttacaggtatgtaaaaaataaatttactaattttagATCTTAGAAAAAATAGTTCAAAATGTGCTTAAACAGGACGTTACTGCTGATGAATTCCATTTGTGTATGAATATATTGGGAAGCACTAAACTCGGTACAACCATAACGGGACATGCTGAATTAGTTAATTTGGCCAAAGAACAAGCCGAACTTAATGCTGATATCGATGCTATAACCATAGAAGATGAAATTGTTGAACGTTTCATACAGTGTGCCACACACGTTATGCCATACTTTTCGGTAAatctcttaatattttttttgttttgaattttaacatttaaatttaactactTTTTAGAATACCATCAAATCAACTgaatttgttgtttatgtttgtgATAAATTATTACCTTTGAGCACTTGGAATATGATTGCTACAACAGCCGGCCAGGATCAAGTCCAATTACGTttattgaaagtttttgctgaaaTGTGTACATTTTGTGATGTTTTAGACAATGCCACACAACGTATTGATAATATTTATCAAGTTTTAAGAGTAAGTTTCACTTTaaagcaaataatataaaatatacaaaataacatattttctgTTACATTTTTCTTAGGAATATATGCCTCTACCTCAGCTTAAAGATGACGAAGATATTAGTAGTCCTCCACCTTCTTTCCAATTCTCTCATGCTGAGTGTTTATTGTATGCTGTACATACTTTGGGTAAAAAACATCCCGATAGTTTGTCATTTGTTAATGATGCCgataaattaaaagattttcgcTCCAGATTGCAATATTTGGCACGTGGCACTCAAGGGTAAGATTTGCGTAAGAATTTATAgtcgttttaatattttttaattgttttatttgtggttttcagttatattaaaaaattggaaGAAGCTGTTAAAGGCAAATCAGCCGAAGACTTAAAATCTGAagaaaatcaattgaaattgaCTGCTTTAAAGACAACTTCAAATATAAGCACATTAATAAGAGACTTATTCCATTCGCCACCCAGTTTCAAACATGATATACAGTTATCATGGGTTAAACGTaaaaatgtaagtacatatgttttggttcggttctagttcagttctagtttggttctagttcagttctagttcagttctagttcagttctatttcagttctagttcagttctagttcagttctagttcagttctagttcagttctagttcagttctagttcagttctagttcagttctagttcagttctagttctgttctagttcagttctagttcagttctagttcagttctagttaagttctagttcagttctagttcagttctagtaaattattttaaaaactcatggaatttttttattcctttttctaGAATAAAATTGGATCTAAACGTCATGCCCCCATAACATTCGATGGCAAAGCTGAAAACGGTAAAgatgaagaaaagaaaactaaaaatgcaACAGATCAAAAAATCTATTCGCCGCCCTCGGGTAAATATTCAGCCAAAGTGCAAAACTATGGTAACAATCAAAACAATCGTCAACGTTCGCGCAACTCcggaggtggtggtggtggctATAGAAATCgtcgcaattttaaaaaatattaaacccaAAGAAATGCACAGTATTGatgctttttcttaaaattaatattagtttaataaaaaacacaacaacaagaacatcgTATGATATTTAAGCTGCtgataacaaaaagaaaaaaatacaaaaaatatcataaaacttttaaatacttttcaacACTTACTAGTCTTTGTTTATTCaaataactaaaacaacaacaactacaacataaaaattaacgttaagattttaaaacttttcttctaCGACAACAAACTATTACTGAGCAATTACTCGTTGGTGTTACACATTTCAAGACAAATCCAGCAGATCATGTTGTTATCCCGGAGATTCTTCTTCTCATCTTTTACATTTCCCATTGTATTAGAACCCGCGACGACAATTTTCCTCAGCACTCGTGACACCTCAGTTCTATAAAAAGGTAAGCTTGACACAACTtcttaataatttgtattttttctctcatttcagtttttttaacaaaaaaaagtttaaacatctTTAATAAAACTTCTTCACGTAAACTTCTTACAATATTTGCTTTAACTCATTTAGCTAAATTGTTAATACATATTTCCTTTatacttttcttttattaataatcattttcacgacaatttattttgtttttcttaatatttgtttcaatATAGTTCTTCATTTCTTTTATGTGAGCAATTGTAAAatgctattttttttatagaaaaacaataataataacataaatatgttaacgagcttaacattaaaaaatttattttacaatgtaACAGATAACAGaaacagaaaattatttatttcttttgaaattttttatgaaaaaaaaaaaaacgagtaaaataacttaaatgaaCAAATATTACTTACGATATTTTGTTTTCGAAACTAATCCTTTTTGAATGggaaaattactttttacaaaatgttttctttttatgtttatcattttttttcagttttcctttttcctttttattttttagttttattatttttttaaaatactattattttattatttttttgcccagcgttttgttaaaagttattttcctTAATATTCTCTTAAATTCTTATTAACTATTATAACGTTTAATTGTCAttcttatatatacaaaatatatatttatattaaaaaaaaataaaattttaaacaaattattttaataaatatttataaaaaacgtaaaaaggttttaggtgtgtgtgtgtagagtatttaaatttcatactCATTCTACTTATTTTCGCTTCATCCCAAACACCGCCTTCagccaaattttttttaaagtccaaaatattttttttctttatttttggtatattttcaaTCATTCAtattaattgtaatattaaaattaataataataattattataaatatctcGACTTTGttcgttgaaaaaaaaaatctacgaAATATATGAGTCGCAATAATACttatattaaaatcaataaaaataaaaaaaaacttatgatcGTGTGATTTTTTTCGATCGTGtgttaaaattctattaaaggtaaactaatttataaaacaaacacatttgACCTTTATGACTGTTAGTGGAACGATTTTGGATTAGTGGTGTTATCAactcttaactatagaataacaagaaaaaaactgcaTGAAAATATCTGGATTACCGCAGAAATATCCACATCAAACTACAAACTATGTGTCATACAAAAACTAAATGTGTTCTTCATCAGCATTTTAAGAATATACCCTAAATCTTGTTTAAATGTTCATATTAAAGCTTCCGGCAGTGCAGAGTAGTTAACCTCGTCTGGATGTTGCAGATCAAGAACATATTGGCATGCTAAGATCCGAAGATGGATGTGCAATGTAATGCAGTGTGACTTACCACATCTGGATGTTGCAGATTAACAACACATTAACATGGTAGGATCCTAAAGTTACTACCGTTAGTCTTGAATCAACCATCCGACAATATTAACCATTACAAGGACTTTGGTAGAAATAGTGTCAAATTTAACATCAAGATTTATACGGACGTTTAAAAGTGAACTTGCGGCGTTGGTTCCGAAGCGAAATAGTGTCGAATCAATACggatgtttaaaaataaataatgacatTTTTATCGACAACCAGATGTGGATTCTCTTATTACGACCAAATATCTTTTCGTAAGACAATGTAAGAATGACCTTAGCAAGGGTCCATGGCAGGGATATGCTCTAATATATGTCTCTCTAGCCCAAATTCAATTTGTATTTTGCGAGGGTCTATTAAAAGTAGTATCTTTAGATTTTGTTTCTTACAAAGAAAATAGAGATGGCGTAACATTCGAATCTGTTTCGTTAACTATTCCATTGGTTAGTATGTGTTCATTATAGGAGATAAAATCTTACATTATACAGCTCCATACGAAGAATGACGAGGATACCTTGAACATTTTGTTTGTCTTTAACATTCTCTCTCCGATTGAGGATTGACCAGCAGAACTCTTTTGTAATGACATACATATTTGAGacttatattgaaattaagttAAGAATGGACATTCAATTCTCACAACAAAATCTCTGACTGCGTAGCTTGACATCTATTTATTGATCATCAGAAATCTACAATGACAGTTGCAGAAACACAAGAAAATGGTATGGAATATATCATTAAAGTTGCACCATTAAAACTTACGGactaaaattcaatatatattttataaattttgcgacaatttaaaaaaaggctaCGCTAAATACAACATGCAAAGTAATCTCATAATGGGAAGatgatttttttactattacaTGAGAAAATTGacctgtttttataccctacaccactatagtggggagggtattatacgtttgtgctgatgtttgtaacatacaaaaatattggtccaatacccaccttaaagtataccgaNNNNNNNNNNNNNNNNNNNNNNNNNNNNNNNNNNNNNNNNNNNNNNNNNNNNNNNNNNNNNNNNNNNNNNNNNNNNNNNNNNNNNNNNNNNNNNNNNNNNagttctagttcagttctagttcagttcaagttcagttctagttcagttctagttcagttctagttcagttctagttcagttctagttcagttctagttcagttctagaggTGAAAATAACACGGAGAGATCACTGAACttcattattaaacaaaaccaataacatattaagattttttgtaacTTCAATACCCAATTCAATGGGTACAAAatctacaaatacaaaaaatgttcaaatagaaatgaaaataacatattgaaaataattttcggaaatataaacaagttttgttaaaTAGCCATACATTGGAAATTGCCAAAAACTTTATAGTTGCattcaaaaagatttaaaaaatatacttccTTTCTTCCATTACCTTCTTTTTATCATTAAATCATAGAAAAGTTCTTATTCGGTTCGACGAATTTTTCATTGTTACGAATGGGCCTGACATTATACCTTTCGTTAAACCGGGAAACCACAGTACTTTACATTTTAATTGAGCAGCCATGAATCAAAATCCTTTAACAtatattataaagtttaaacttctaataacatttaatattgtACTCACCGATTACTTCTTCTTTTAAAGGTTTCTTAATATAATCTTGATGTTAATAATATTGTCTTGAATTGCTTGATTTGTTTCGTAAATTGtaaatactaatttttttagGACGATCATATTGTTTAGGGGACAAATTTCCATTTTCGTCTACCGTTAATTCAAATTTAGCTTTTTGTTAAGTcttgaaactaaaattttacaaagaaatgggggtttataaatacatattataaaattgaacattcaaatttattttaatcactTTATACATATTGGACCTCTCGCTTATCAGAATTATAGATAACTTTCAACAAGTTAAGGGttagttttaaaagttaaactttactttaaagtttaaacttataCTTAGTAGGTCTTAGTAAAACTAACCCTTTGTATAGTTATAAGTGTTAATTATGTTAAAGTTAgcccaaacaaaaataaattttacttgaagaaaatagttattaaattcttaaaataaaaactaatttcacgAGAGTTAATGTACCTTTACAACAACACTAAACAAAGAAATGTTTGCAATTtgaaataattgcaaaatttgcaaatatttatatattataaaatataaataaataattaaacataataGCAATTACCTTAACCTTTAACCTTAGATATCATCTTTAG of the Lucilia cuprina isolate Lc7/37 chromosome 2, ASM2204524v1, whole genome shotgun sequence genome contains:
- the LOC111690332 gene encoding apoptosis inhibitor 5 homolog, encoding MDNIEHLYKCYEILSDAGDKISEHVSEYKDILKAVKGSSKEKRLASQFIGKFFKHFPDLSDTAIDAQLDLCEDDDMQIRRQAIKDLPKLCQDTVGITAKVGDTLAQLLVLDDPLELQQVNNSLQTIIKMDCKGSLTGIFTQISNGDEPTRERCFKFIATKLFAMGPTIVTKEIEEFIIDEIKKILQDVTADEFHLCMNILGSTKLGTTITGHAELVNLAKEQAELNADIDAITIEDEIVERFIQCATHVMPYFSNTIKSTEFVVYVCDKLLPLSTWNMIATTAGQDQVQLRLLKVFAEMCTFCDVLDNATQRIDNIYQVLREYMPLPQLKDDEDISSPPPSFQFSHAECLLYAVHTLGKKHPDSLSFVNDADKLKDFRSRLQYLARGTQGYIKKLEEAVKGKSAEDLKSEENQLKLTALKTTSNISTLIRDLFHSPPSFKHDIQLSWVKRKNNKIGSKRHAPITFDGKAENGKDEEKKTKNATDQKIYSPPSGKYSAKVQNYGNNQNNRQRSRNSGGGGGGYRNRRNFKKY